From a region of the Leptidea sinapis chromosome 6, ilLepSina1.1, whole genome shotgun sequence genome:
- the LOC126965178 gene encoding viral IAP-associated factor homolog, with product MQNPNEDTEWNDVLRSKGILPQKEKEVSEDEIVNMIEQAIQQKQDEKNKQLSELDLDGLDELEDSEDEAVIEEYRQKRIAEMKRFAEKPKFGEVREISGQDYVQEVNKAGDDIWVVIHLYKQGIQQCALLNQHLKELSIKFPCTKFLKAIAQTCIPNFPERNLPSVFVYFEGEMKKQFVGPHELRGTSLTCDEFEYMLGQIGAVESKIKEDPRPKIKDKLFTDLGNSDW from the exons ATGCAA aATCCAAACGAAGACACAGAATGGAACGACGTTCTTCGTTCCAAGGGGATTTTACctcaaaaagaaaaagaagtttCAGAAGACGAGATTGTCAACATGATCGAACAAGCAATACAACAAAAACAAGACGAGA AAAACAAGCAGCTTTCTGAACTAGATCTTGATGGCCTGGATGAGTTGGAGGACTCTGAGGATGAAGCAGTGATAGAGGAGTACAGGCAAAAGAGGATAGCAGAGATGAAACGATTTGCTGAGAAACCAAAATTTGGAGAAGTAAGGGAGATATCAGGCCAGGATTATGTACAGGAGGTTAATAAGGCTGGTGATGATATATGGGTTGTCATACACTTATATAAGCAAGg TATTCAGCAATGTGCTCTACTTAATCAACATCTGAAGGAGCTGTCTATTAAATTTCCATGTACAAAGTTTTTGAAGGCTATTGCACAAACTTGCATACCCAACTTCCCTGAGAGAAATCTGCCaagtgtttttgtttattttgaggGTGAGATGAAGAAACAGTTTGTTGGGCCACATGAACTTAGAGGAACATCTCTTACTTGTGATG AATTTGAATATATGCTGGGTCAAATTGGAGCCGTGGAAAGCAAAATTAAAGAAGACCCCAGACCAAAGATTAAAGATAAACTCTTTACAGATCTTGGAAATAGTGATTGGTGA
- the LOC126965177 gene encoding uncharacterized protein LOC126965177: MSFIDFECLLDKISPLISKQDTDFREAIPAKYRLAITLRFIASGDSYKSLHYLFKVSPQAISKIIPEVCKAINGVLRNQIKMPSTADSWMNIERGFRRKFPHCLGSIDGKHINIESPPHSGTEYLNYKKTFSIVLLALVDAHYKFIFVDKGCQGRISDGGVFNNSLLWKKICKNEIDFPIPCPLPGSDVNVPYVFIGDGAFALSMHVMKPYPGQHNIGSPKRIFNQCLSRARVVVENTFGVLASVFRIYRRPI, from the exons ATGAGTTTCATAGAttttgagtgtttgctagaCAAAATTTCTCCTCTGATTTCGAAACAAGATACGGACTTCAGGGAAGCTATACCAGCGAAATATCGTCTAGCAATAACACTAAGGTTTATCGCAAGTGGTGACAGTTATAAAAGTTTACACTATTTATTCAAAGTGTCTCCTCAAgcaatatcaaaaattataccTGAAGTCTGCAAAGCAATTAATGGTGTTCTAAGAAATCAAATAAAG ATGCCATCAACGGCTGATTCTTGGATGAATATAGAAAGAGGGTTTAGAAGAAAATTTCCACACTGTCTTGGTTCCATAGACGGCAAGCATATTAATATAGAAAGTCCACCTCATAGCGGaactgaatatttaaattataagaaaacgTTCAGCATCGTTCTATTGGCATTAGTTGATGCCCactacaaatttatatttgttgacAAAGGATGCCAAGGGAGGATTAGCGATGGTGGCGTctttaataattcattactgtggaaaaaaatctgtaaaaatgaaattgattttCCTATACCATGCCCACTTCCTGGATCGGACGTTAACGTTCCATACGTTTTCATAGGAGATGGTGCTTTTGCATTGAGCATGCATGTTATGAAACCCTACCCAGGACAGCATAACATCGGTTCACCAAAAAGAATATTCAATCAATGTTTATCTAGAGCTCGGGTAGTAGTCGAAAACACATTTGGAGTTTTAGCTTCAGTGTTTCGTATTTACCGTCGTCCAATTTAA